In the genome of Arachis stenosperma cultivar V10309 chromosome 6, arast.V10309.gnm1.PFL2, whole genome shotgun sequence, the window tgttattttttataaataaataaattttatactttcattgtaaatgtaattttactttcattattttatcacattatttataattttttttataattttacactttcattttaatcacattacattatttatttagaataaaaatgtaaagtttatttatttataaaaaaattacattactttaagtgtaaaattataaaaaaataaatttatttagaatgaaagtaacgtgactaagtgtaatttatttagatatgattaaaaaataattgaatactatgtacagtaaaaaattgatattattaaaagataaaattaaaatttatttttatgtattgtttttgtccccaacgtttttgTCATATTTAAGTCCCGaacgttttaaaatcgtctcaattttgtttCGCCGTAaattctgttaacggatccctaacgataggacaacattgagtcaattttaaaatgttagggaatgacaactttgagacttaccccaaacgttggggacaaaaacgattagtatttattattattattattattattcatacaatttaaaaatttagaatatttaCCCATTTTTATCGCTAAAAAAATTCGAAGCAGACATTTTAGTCCCcgactaaaattaattacttaattggTCTCTAACAATTAACTTCGTTAGTCACTTAGATCATTTCCTCCGTCAACTCTAATGAAAGACAAAATAGTCCTTGGCAACTCTAACAAGAGACAAAATGATCCCTGACCTCCTCTATTCGGAAACGACACCAATCTCTCCCAATTTccatcatatctcgcataatACTAACATTCATACCATCTGCTTCTTTATCTTCACATTCTTCTTCTCtatctttttcttcctcctcttcagtTCCAAGATCAAGTCATGGTATAACTGTCACGCGTGTCGCACCTACCTTAACATGTCATGAACCATAAACTTTTTAAATCTCTGTGATAGGTAcatgacaaaccccaatttgacggtttgttttgtgttgaatttagagtattttgataaccctttgtcacatttagcctatgaattagcatgattttgttatctctcccgtatttgtgcttaagtgtaaaaacatgctttttaagccttattttgatgaattctagtttctctttgattccataagatgccttgatgtgtttgctagtaatctcaggttggaataggctaggcatggatcaaaggaagcaaggaaggaagcatacaagtggagagaagcataaaaagtcaaagaagcaaagtcagccacgcacgcgcacgcgcacaaggcgctcgcgcgcacattgcgaaacaggccaaggacgcgcacgcgtaccgtgagcgcacgcgccgatgatggcacatgacctcactaatgcaacacgtgcctggcgatttgagagggtttctgaacccatttttggcgccaatttGCTAgggaaaaggaataaaaggatgaaggattaagggaaaggcatcatcatcatcactttGACCAATAATCAATTTTagtcattagtttttagttagaAGATTAGTTttagagttctagagagagaagctctctcttctctctagaattaggattaggtttagttcttagatctaggttttaatctttgctttcttctacttctacatctcaattccttgtagttacattgattcttcttccattcttttgttataatctctcttatgttgttcttgtattttgttatagatctagtattgttcctttttactctcttccaattcaataaaggtaattcacaataaaagtgtttcttttgattgttgttgttaatttctttcaataattgttgttagatttcattcttgttgttgatttactatgttttccttttatgcctaccaagtgtttgataaaatgcttgtttggattttagtgtaggttttgtttctcttggcctaggtaaagtaattagtgactcttgagttatctaatttctttgttgattgataattagaagttgctaattgattgaATGCCtttaaagctagtcattcctttgggagttgattaggacttgataaatcaaattgattcatccacttgactttcctccatggttagaggttaactaagtggtagcaatgaacaattctcatcacaattgagaaaggtaactaggataggatttctagttctcacatcttgccaagagctttgttagttgttagtttattttcattgtcatttactttcatgcttcatatcaaaatcccaaaataactcacaaccaataacaagacacttcattgtaattcctagggagaacgacccgaggtctaaatacttcggtttataaattttaggggtttgtactagtgacaaacaactttttgtatgaaaggattattgtttggtttagaaactatactttacaacgagatttcattagtgaaattctaaaccgtcaaaaatctaatcatcagtACATCCAGCTCTTCCGTGCTTCACCCACTAGAAGCATCCACCTTTACGTCCTCGGTAACAGCATCACCTCCAATCCCAATAACGTCCACCACATCCTCAAAACCAAGTTCTACAACTACTCCAAGGGCACGTCTTTCTCCATTCGCCGACAAGTAATATAGATTGTTGGACATTAGGACATCATGAGAAGATTCTCCTTCGACATCATATGCAAATTTTCATTTGGAATGGACCCCGAgtgcttcattcattttctctCAAAGTCCAAGTTGACAAACAGTTTCGACTTCGCATCCAAGCTATCAGTATAGCAAGTAATGTTGTTGTCGCCGCTTATATGGAAACTAAAGCGATTACTGAACATTGGTTCAaagaagaagttgaaggaagCGATCAGAGTGGTAGACAATGTGACCATAGAAATGATAGGgcagaggaggagggagatggcaACGACGACGATTACGGATCTTAACAATTCGGATTTGCTATCTAGATTCATGGGATCCATCGAAGACAACAAATACTTGAGAGACATAGTCATTAATTTCCTGAGTATGAATTGGTTGAAAATAAATTGagaatttttcttcttgtgaaCATTGAAGTTACAGAATGTACATTGTGTAGTTTGAAATTAAAGTGTTAAACTGTTAGGATTATACGAGATATGATAGAAATTGGGAAAGAACAGTATCGTTTCTGAACAGAGAGGGTCATGGACTATTTTGTCTCCTATTAAAGCTATcagagattattttattttctattaaaattgaCATAGTAAAAGACCTAAGTAACTGACAAAGTTAATTGTTAAAGATCAatcgaataattaattttagttaaagACTAAAATGTCAATCTAAAATTCTTTCAGAACCATAACGAATAAATactcaaaaatttattttaagttgGATGTCTAAATTTATTATCCAGGACATgagtatatttataataataattacatactttttgtttaattttttaaaaaacaaaccTTCCCGTATTAGTATTATTATGCACGGATATCCCTATATTCTTTTGTttaattttctagtttttttaacttttttttttattttctaactattagtatattattagtatatataATGAGCgattaattctcttttatttttatcgtAATTCTTCGTTTATATAATTCAgacataatttttatttttttttcatacatAATAGCTACTACTTATAATTTTGTTAATAGTATCATCTATAGTAAAATGGAcaataaaaaagtataaaaaataaagataagagttgtaaaattataaaaagtgtACTATATCATTTATCAAAGTTTGACAaaaacaaattatttatataaaaataattttaatagatgataaaattaatttattttttttctaaaattttttaagtgaTACTAAATTCactttataaatattaataatatttatattttttatttgataataagTACATTCTAACACAAATCAAAAGAAGTGAAATTTAATAgctttataaatattaatagcttgtattttgttttgcagtgcgataaaaaaaaaagaaaaaaaaaaaccaaagaaGGTTAAAAGCGCCTTTCGCTCTTTCAGATGTATAATAGTATCATACTACATAGGATAGGAGTAATTTTTATCGGTCGTTTATATCTGCGCAGCTTATTGACATTGTAATTTTGTCACTTGCTTTTCGGATATACAAATTAATTTGGGTCAATATAGTGTTAACTCACAAATTCGTTTAAATAAATGTTAAAAGTTTGAATTCTGCCTTGTTTATATAATAACTTATTGACCAATGGCAAGTCTTTAAGTTCAGTTTTGATCCACAATAGATTAATCCTTATCTTGCTAGATTAAGGAATACGATGAGGAAAAAAAAACATATCAGATATATAAAGTTTACAAACACAAAATTCTAGCTTTCCAAATTGCAACGTTAGCTCGTTCTTCACTCCAACGAAAGCAGTCAAGTCAAGTCCAAATATAGACAGGATTGTAGGAGGCAATTCTTCCCTTCATAATAATTCTCGTTGCCAACAAGTAAAGGAGCAATTGATTAAAATTAGCCTATGCCTCACAAGGACAACGAGTTTGAATTTGCTGATCAACGTGAGAATTGACGACTTCATTATTAGTGGAATATGTAGTTAAGACAAATCCTTGAGATTCGGGGATTTCCATCTAAACTTTTGCttagttttaaaaaatcaacataaaaaatacaaaaaaaaataagtcATAGTTCTTAATATAAAAATGGCAATGCCATGGGAATGGAAATTGGAATAATCGCTGTTGAAAGCACCGTTAAGTCCACAGGAAAACAAATGAATAACACAACACGACGAACTGAGGCGATAGTTCTTATGAGAGCAACACTTAAATGTGGAGATCGGAGGACCTAGACGCCTATACCCGGGTTCATGTAAAATTCTTTGCATGACGGATCTCAAAAATATCCACCCAGTTTTTTCTACTCGAGGGAGAAGCTCACAATATCATTCAAGCACAACAATGGAACTCACAAAGGGCTGGCTGGCTCTCATCTTGATGAAGAGCCAAATTCACAGAGATGATTTAACAAAAAGTTGAAGAATTAATTTACAAGAATAGGATTTGCCCATTCTCACTCTCTTTTCCAAAGAATAAATACGGCAATGACATGCTATGCCTATTTGCTCTGGCactttcatttatgttttgcaGTTCCCCAAGAGTTTCAAGTAAGAAGGCAATAATCCGCAAAAAGGGACACTTAATAAAGGTATGTAAACAagcaacaaaaaaattaataaataaataaagaagcaaGTATACCTCAAAAAACCCTCATGGATTATGAACAAAATGAATGCAGTGTAAACAATGGGAACCATGTTTGTTGTTCGAGAAATTTACCACCAGCTTCTGAACCAgtctttttcttatattttgcAAGCAAATGTGCACATACTCACAGATAGAGGTACAAAGAGATATAGACAGTTtagtttggtgtttcaccagCAGGGCCAGGTCGTGCATTCAACAAAGGTTGCAGAGCTTTGACTACAATGCTCATGTTTGGTCTGAAATCAGCTTCGTATTGCACACACAGTGCAGCAACAGCAGCCAACTGTAATAAAACCAAGCATCATGGTGTTATACATTAACGTTTGTATACTCATGTAAACGGACAATGACCAACGGCAGTGTCATGAGGTTCCTACAAAGGTTTCCTCATTCTCCATACACGTAATTGCTATTAGCTTCTGAAACGAGAACACTATAGAGATGAAGTCATTGCATTCCTATTGATGCAATAAAGTTTAAGATTCAACTAGTAGCTTCATGCATACAAACTTCTAACTACAGAGGAGAAAAGAAATCCACAGGTATGTTTTGTAAGCTACTTTTGATTAGTTTTCTAATATGTAGGTATATATTTCAAATGAGTGTGTATTGCAATAAAATGGTACCAGAAACAGTACACGACACCTCAGCAAGGAATATTGCATCATATGAAAAACAAGGAAACCTATAGTAAAACACATTGAGCACCTTAGCAACAGCTTTGGGGGGGTATTCTCCTCCTAGTCTTGCATCTACACACTGCCTGACTTTATCCTCACTGAGTTTTGGAGTAGCCTGAAACACATCAATTACTGGGATCAGCTAGCTGGCCTATACATTCTAAGTTTTGGGCAAGGGGAGACTTACCCAAGTAACTAGGCTCTGCTGCCCACGTGGTAATGTATGATCAACGGGTTTTCTTCCTGTCAAAAGCTCCAGAAGGACAACACCAAAACTGTATACATCACTCTTAGCATTCAATTGCCCAGTCATTGCATATCTGCAATTGTAATTTATAAGTGGACTGATCGTTGTATAAAGCAGGCAAAGTAAATTTATTCCAGGACACAATACACAAAACGAACATTTCATTTCTCTACACTGATTATTAGATTCTTAGCTGAACTTGAACCACACAAGAAGTCATCAGAATTGGTACTCTTTTCTAATTATGGCAGAAGGGaaattttctattatttttcgGATAAGTATTCAGCAATTACGCTCAAAATCAGCAACCCAGAATATTGCTTGGGCTAACATAAAGCATGAGACTCAATCCATATCTAGTGAAACTGATTTGATATGCAGATCTTACTCTGGTGCATGATAACCGAAGGTTCCAAGGACACGGGTGGAATGAAGACGTGCTGCCATGTCAGGGGCCtgatttgacaaatcaaaatctGCAATTTTTGCGACATCATCATCAAATATTAGAACATTGCTTGACTTGATATCCCGGTGGATAATGTGGGGATCAGCCTTCTCATGCAAGTACTCAAGCCCTTTTGCAGCCCCTACAGCAATTTTAACTCTCTGTGCCCAGGTCAAAACAGGACCAGGTTTTGCTCCTTTAACACCTTTTCTGCCTGCATGTAAATGACAATGATTAACACAACAATATATTACAAAAGGAGAGAAAAACCAAGTAGTCATTGCCTTCATGgcaatgaaaagaaaactaacGTTAAAATCCATAATATAGTCATTTCATTCATGCATGTTTACCATTTTCTAATTCAGCCAATAGAAAAGGAAAACCATATACCGTGTAGAATATCATGCAGAGACCCATTAGATGCATACTCATAAGCAAGAACACGGGAGTTTCCATCAACACAATAACCAAGCAATTGAACAAAATTGTCATGCTTCAACCGTGAAACCATCGAAACCTGAAAGCATAAAAACCAAACAATTTATGAGATTTGAACAACTTCAATATGCTCACAGTAAGCCTAGGTTGCGCACATACCTGGGCTAAAAATTCATCATCAGGCTGTTTACTGGCATCTAACTTCTTTATTGCGGCAGTCTGCCCACTTTTAAGAACACCATGATATACTCTTCCATAGGAACCCTCTCCAATCAGAGCATTTTCCCCAAAGTTATCTGTAATTTCTTTTAGTTCATCCACTGGTATAGCAGGAACTTCAATGGGCTGAACTTTAACAGTTTGAGCACCCTGCTTTGCAGTTTCTGAAGCATGATGATTTCCATCATTTCCTGCACAACACAGTTTATACATTAATTGCATCAAATGCACTTGCAGGTactttaaaatcaaacaaattaatGCAAAAAATTATCATAATATGGAACTTAATTGACTTAACCCCATATTACACGTTTGATCTGATTGAAACATAGCAATGTCACTTAACGATGCATGATTAATTGAGAGTATTTTTGTGAGCTGGGACCACCGTGTAATTATTCCCAGTGAAGTCCTCTAGCTTACCTGCTGAATTTTTCACAGCAAACGGCGCTCCACTATCAGTAGTATTGTGCAAGTCATCGCCTTCACAACAGCTGAAACAACTCATGATTCCTCCTGCTGACAACAATCCATATATCCATCAGTTGTACTGGTAAATAGTTCATTTTAATCTTGAATATATAGTAAAGATAACAtataaaaagcaataaaataaataaataaatcaattcaGAGGTTCATCGCTAGAGGGAGATAGATCATGGCAACAGCTGCAACTTCCAACAAGTCAAAGCAACAAAGAATGAAATGAATTTGTACGTCTCGTATGTCCTaattccattgaataaatgatAGACTTCGcaatagcttgatttttgaaCCATTAATGGAAAACCTACTCCATTAATCTAATATGATAAAAGACCAAGATGCTATCAGATTATGCAATAACCGTACTCTTATAAATGCTAGGAACCATAAAATTGAATATTAGTTCTAGCAAAACTATTTGCATCTTATCCGTGATCCGTAATTAACAGAGTAAGTCAAGTGATTCATGAAAATTTTACACCATAATTCACTGTTGcggacaaaaaaaaaaaaactcagtTAAGGAAATCAATCGGAACCAAATTAGTTTCCGCCAATGAGAGCAAAAACAGTTCCAGATCGATCTAAAACGAAACCGATTATCACAGGTCGGAATCAATTCCAGTGACAAAAATGCTCATCCATATATATATCATGACAAAAGCGTAGAGATTACCACacaaaaagataaataaataaagaagacaGGCAAAGTGACATTGAAGAGTGCGTGATAGATCGGTGAGAACCTGGAATCGAAATAGGGAAGCTGTGCAGCTGAGAAGGAAGAGGATGCAGTTGAAGATCTCGCCGGATATGCGCAGGATAAGGAAGATGGTGCGTAGGATAAAGCGGTGCAGGTGCCTTGACTTGCTTTGAACTGGAATGCTTATtgattttggaattttggtaGTAATTGGTAATGCGCTGTTATTCATGCGGATTCAATTTAGTTCAACCACTAATCTAGATTATGTGCAAGTAAATTAGTAATAAACTGATAAGGTAATAAAAATTCTATGTCTACGCTTAAAAATggttatttaatatattatatgtaaatataaatattatttatttttaatatatattttaaatttttaatacatttttttaCATATAACTAGTTTTGTGTACATGTAATATTACTGAATGTAATATACATCACTTCATAATTCATAAAAGTATCTTTActagttttaacttttaagtgaaatttaaaaaaaaaagataaataaatttttgaccTTTTGATTCGTAgatatttaagtttttaaaaatatatttaagttcTTAAGCTTTTTAAAACCTGAACATATCAATTTTTCTGTTCACTTGAGTTT includes:
- the LOC130935386 gene encoding pto-interacting protein 1, yielding MSCFSCCEGDDLHNTTDSGAPFAVKNSAGNDGNHHASETAKQGAQTVKVQPIEVPAIPVDELKEITDNFGENALIGEGSYGRVYHGVLKSGQTAAIKKLDASKQPDDEFLAQVSMVSRLKHDNFVQLLGYCVDGNSRVLAYEYASNGSLHDILHGRKGVKGAKPGPVLTWAQRVKIAVGAAKGLEYLHEKADPHIIHRDIKSSNVLIFDDDVAKIADFDLSNQAPDMAARLHSTRVLGTFGYHAPEYAMTGQLNAKSDVYSFGVVLLELLTGRKPVDHTLPRGQQSLVTWATPKLSEDKVRQCVDARLGGEYPPKAVAKLAAVAALCVQYEADFRPNMSIVVKALQPLLNARPGPAGETPN